The Synechocystis sp. PCC 6714 nucleotide sequence GGCTTGATAAATGGCTTGGTAGCGATTTTTGGCGTTGAGTTTATGGAGGGTGCCATTAAGATGAAACTTAACGGTACTCTCGCTGATGTGAAGTTCCTCGGCGATATCGCGATCGCGTAAACCTTGGGCTAATAAGCTGATGATTTCCTTTTCCCGTTCCGAGAGGAGATGTTTGTTAAGCTCGATGTTTTGGAACCCGTCATAGGGGAGTTGCAGCGAAATTTGCAGGATAGATTTATTTGCACTACTTTGACTCCTAAATTCACCGCCAATATGGTGGGCTAAAAATTCTATTTCTTTAAAAGGCGATCGCCCATCTGTGTTGAATACTTCTGGTAAGGATGTTTCGACAATGGCTTCGATGGTGACCGAAATCTCGGCATAGATAAGACGGCAATAATTACAGGAGAGTTGATTAAAAATTTCTGTGGTTCTGATCAATAGATATGCAAGGGTGGGAGAGAGTTTTTTTTCTGTGCCGATCAGGGTGAGCTTTGTCCGAGATAACAGCCTGGCCAAAACGTCCGGTAAAGGAATTTGATCGCCTAAAAATTGGGTTGTATTAATCGTATTTGTTTCGTTCTGGAGTTGTCGGACGGCATCAATGGCGATCGCCACTGCCATACAGAGAACTTGTAAAACTTCCAGAAATTCTGCGACAAAGGGAGCATCACTAAAGACAGCCAAGACACCAATCACACGGTCATGGCCTACCAATGGATAACCGGCGAAACCACGAATATTATTGGCGATCGCCCAGTCACGATCCTTTACCCAAGTTTCATTGGCGAGATGATTGCTTAAAAAAGGAATACAGCTTTGGGCAATTTTGCCGACCTTATAGGCCCCCATTGGCACACGGGCAAAACTACCATTCGTACTGGTATGTAACCCTGATGAAGCAACCAGTTTTAAACTCGCACCATCAGGCTCTGTTAACCAAATGCGTGCAAACACGCAATGAAAATCATGGATTAATGCTTCGGTGATTTCTTTGGTGATCGCCGTTGTGTCAAGGCAACCAGAAATGCGCTTGCTAGTTGTATTTACCTTTTGGAGATCAAAAATTAGCTGGGCAGAATCTAACACGAGCAGCTCAGAACACTATCAAATCCACGCTATCAAAGGACGCTATCTTGAAAAGTGCTGCAAGCAACATTATGGACACCGAACCATGGGATGAATTTTTGCCATGATCCCCGGGTTTATTGATAGTTCAAAACCGCTGCGACTCAAAATTTGAAGTCATTATATGGACGAGGCGCAGACATTTTATCCCTATCTCAAGAATCATGGCCTTAGATTACATAGACTACATTTTGGGCTGTGGCATTATTCTGGAGTATTGATCAAACCAGGGTGATCTAATGGGCGATCGCCGGGGGCATCCCAGAAGAAACGACGCTCGGATTCAGCAATGGGTTTGTCGTTAATACTCGCTTCCCGACGACGCATTAAACCCGCTTCATCAAATTCCCAATTTTCATTGCCATAGGCGCGATACCATTGACCCCCATCATCCTGCCATTCGTACTGAAAACGTACTGCGATCCGATTTTCGCCAAACGCCCACAGCTCTTTCACCAGACGATAATTTAACTCTTTATCCCACTTGCGACGCAAAAACTCACGGATTTTTTCCCGACCTTGGAATACTTCCGCCCGATTACGCCAAAAACTATCCTCGGTATAAGCCATACAGACTTTATCCGGGTTGCGACCATTCCATGCATTTTCTGCCATCCGTACTTTGGCGATCGCAATTTCCTTAGTGAAGGGAGGAACTAAAGATGTTGTCATGATTAAAATTTCCCAATAATTTCAGAAGAGACGGCGGCTTACGAATTTGTTCACTCTCATTGTTGATGCAGGCAAAACCTACGAATTCACCTATGGTCGTTGACCCAATAGTGACAGAAGAAGTGTCCGAAAGACCACTAATGGCGAGAACTCCGCATTTGGTGACAGTGACATCTTTAACAGAGGAAACCCTCGCATAATCAGACAATACCTTTTGACTAGGGCTTAGTTTTAGCGGTGGAAAATTTTTGGTCGCTCATCTAAACTGTCTCATTTACGATTTTTGGCTTTACGAGTCTGTCTAACGAGAAATTAAAAAGTCCCACCGATCGCCAGAAATATTTATTGATTACTGATGGCGACGCTACACTGCTCCAAGCTTAGTGTTTAGAAAGAAAAAATGTTCAGGTTATTTTTTCTAGACTCCAAATTAACGTGCATTCACACGGCGCAAGTCCCAAGACACATTGAGAACCACTGAACCGTGATTCACTGTCATCTTATCCTTCAAGTGATTAATGTTCGTGAACTTTCTTAGATGAGAATAATCAGCTTTGTAAGCTGGATTCAATTTCCTTTCTGACTCAGGATTCAGGGTGGGAGCTTTATCCTCATCGGGCAGAATGCCCTGTCGCCGTAACCGTTCTACCCTTGCTAAAATCTCCTCTGCACTGGGCTGCCTCCCCGTCCGTCTAAACGTTGCTTCGTCCTGGGCAATCATTTTTTCGAGTTCCTGTTGCAGTCTCGGATCATCTACCATTGCTTGTCCTGCCTGGGTTACTCGATCTAACTCTGCTTGCTCCGTAGGTGAAAGTCTCGCTGAACGATTGACTGCGCCTCCCACTTGAGCTAGTTGATCAGAGCTATTAAATCGAACCTGCATCGTTTCATATTCTCGTTGAATCGAGCGACCATTGGCGTCAACACAACGAGGTAGGCGAACAAACTGTGCAATGACGAATTCATAACTGTTTTTGGGCATCTGTTCATCATTGGTGTAGATCGACATCAGCGAATCAGCAATACCTACTGGAACCGGACTAGCAGCTGTACAGGTGGCAAAGACCTTACCGGACTGGGAAATCACATAAGGTGTTGTCACTGTGATCGAACCTCGCATCTCATATTGAAATGCAGTCAGATTTGGATCGTAGATATTGGTGGGTTTCTGCTGCAATTCTACGTCTGCGATCGCCGTGTAAGTTTGAGCTCCAGAACTCCAAATCTGGATTGTGCCGACGTAATCTGGCACCCAATATGCAGAACTACCGCGATATTTTCCGGGTTGGGGTTGCGCAAGCGCTCGTTATTCCAATCGTCAGTGCAGCAGCTAAACTCCCTGTACGACCCAGCACTTTCCAAAGCACTTTCATAATCGCTAAACAGAAGAAATTTTTGGCTTTCAGTATAGTGACTATATTGTCTTCACCGCCAATATCAAAGATTTTGAACAAATTGCTAGGGCAACAGAAATTCACCCAGGTATTATCTTTATCTGTGATGGGGAGTTACAATCGCAGTCAAACATAGGCGATCGCCAAGAAAACTGGGGTTTGGGCTAATGGCAATGCAGAACGCACTTGGGATTGGCGGAGACGGAATAAATAAGGGTTGGTGGGCAATCAGCTAACACAACGCTAAATTCACTCGGATGGAGTTACACTTTCATGAATGATAGTTACGGGTTGATCCTGGAGGGAAAAGTAAAGGTAAATTGATGGCAACATCGTCTGTCAAGACTGAAAGACAATTGTTATTAGTTCTTTTTGAAGTACCTTAACCTGCCTAATGCGCTTTTAGGAGTGATATGCCGAAAATTTTCATATATCATTACCCTAGAGATTATTATGCAGAGTGTTTGTGTATGTTCAATAATTAGCTCAGGGATTACTTGCACGGCTATACATTAAAATTACTTAAAAGCTGCTATGACCCATGAAGTAGAATGACAGACCAATCTTTAAATATTCAGATCAAGGAAAGACCTAAAATTTGTGCGATCGATTTAGAAGAGGAGATTATTGAAGCCTTACAAAACAAAGGTTTATACTGCTACTCTGGTACCTTGGGGCCTCAAGTCAAAGTGCCAAATTCAGGCAGACACGATAGACATCAATGCCTGCTAAACTTGGATTTTCCGCCCAATCTACACGAGTACGACATTGTAATCGTAGATCTCCAAAAGCAAAAGCCGATTGAATATCTAGAATCTGAGCACACTCAGACTTTCGTCAAAGGAAGTGTACAACCTGTCTTATTAAGTAGCTATCCTGAAACAGTTTTTGATCCACGCCCACTATCTTCAAGTATTTTGAGAAGAAATTTAGAAGAATTCTTCTCTCGTCAAACTCTTGTTATTGTCTTTTGTTCCGCACAAGAAGTAACTGAGTACCATTTTGCAAGGGTAACTCGTAATGGTGTTTGTGAAGATAAGCTAGTGGAACATCGCTTATACGAGTTTATTCCACAGTTGCAATCAACATATAATAAGATAGGAAGAAATGTAACAGTTTCGGATTTTGAAGAGAGCATAAAAAGTTTTCTTCAAAAGCATAGTAAAAATTTTATTTATGAAATTGTATTTCAACATCCCAGAAAGTGGCTACAGGATGAGCGGAGGTATGTTGAGAGCAGTGAATTTATTCCTTTATTGCTGAATTCAAATAATGAAATTATAGGATTCGTTGACTTTCGTTTAAGGACATCAGCAATCTTTGCTTTCCCTCAATTGAAATATGATGTAAAGAAAAGTTTTTTGCTTGAGCTTATTGATGAAATATTGCCCGGATTATTTCCTGAAATCTTTCCTTATTCTGAGCGGTTTTCTTGGCTAAAATCAAGGGAATATTTCCTTCCAAATCAAGCAAATCTTTTGACAAAAAAAGCAAAGCTAGAAGATGAATACAGATTGGCTGTGACAGAAATCGAAAGCGAAATTAAAAAAAATCAGTCTAAGTATAAATTTTTACATAATTTACTCACTGAAACAGGAAATCCACTGGTTAAATCTGTTGAATATTTTCTTGCCTGGATTGGCTTCGAGAATATTGTCAATATGGATGAAACTAATCCAGAAATCAAGGAAGAAGACCTCCAGATTCCTTTGGAGAAGGGTTTATTGGTTGTGGAAGTTAAAGGCATTGGTGGTACTTCCAAAGATAGTGAATGCTCACAAATAAGTAAGATTAAGTATCGAAGAGCGAAAGAGCGAAAGAGTTGTGATGTTTTTGCTCTATATATAGTCAATCATCAAAGATATCTTCCTCCCCTGAGAAGAAGAAATCCTCCCTTTAGTGAACAACAAATCAATGATGCTCAATCTGATGAAAGAGGCCTGCTGACTACATACGAACTGTTCAAACTATACAACAATATTGAACAAGGTTTTATAACAAAGGAAGATGCTAAAATCTCCTTATTAGGATTTGGAGTTGTGCAGTTCAAACCATCGAATTCTTA carries:
- a CDS encoding LuxR C-terminal-related transcriptional regulator, with translation MLDSAQLIFDLQKVNTTSKRISGCLDTTAITKEITEALIHDFHCVFARIWLTEPDGASLKLVASSGLHTSTNGSFARVPMGAYKVGKIAQSCIPFLSNHLANETWVKDRDWAIANNIRGFAGYPLVGHDRVIGVLAVFSDAPFVAEFLEVLQVLCMAVAIAIDAVRQLQNETNTINTTQFLGDQIPLPDVLARLLSRTKLTLIGTEKKLSPTLAYLLIRTTEIFNQLSCNYCRLIYAEISVTIEAIVETSLPEVFNTDGRSPFKEIEFLAHHIGGEFRSQSSANKSILQISLQLPYDGFQNIELNKHLLSEREKEIISLLAQGLRDRDIAEELHISESTVKFHLNGTLHKLNAKNRYQAIYQATVQGFI
- a CDS encoding DUF1348 family protein, which produces MTTSLVPPFTKEIAIAKVRMAENAWNGRNPDKVCMAYTEDSFWRNRAEVFQGREKIREFLRRKWDKELNYRLVKELWAFGENRIAVRFQYEWQDDGGQWYRAYGNENWEFDEAGLMRRREASINDKPIAESERRFFWDAPGDRPLDHPGLINTPE